A DNA window from Pyrus communis chromosome 3, drPyrComm1.1, whole genome shotgun sequence contains the following coding sequences:
- the LOC137727899 gene encoding transcription factor GTE7-like: protein MASAVLANRNEPNWPQQPRGGGAGAGGGFMGKVPFSSSNTNRNPNPKKRQFQVHHPDFNDESPAVTQTASDDASSINHHRRSNTNDVNLVHSQYVSFNIASYSGKELVELKNRLLFELDQIRVLKNRIEAGDFNPKSAHKKPIGNKKMAGSKRPLPVAHGKESSSNSKRSHLENGDLMKNCGQVLSKLMKQKYAWIFNKPVDVVALGLHDYYDIIKKPMDLGTVKTHLAKGLYLTPSDFAADVRLTFENAMRYNPQGHEVYNFANQLRSRFEELFQPLIDKHGDEFRSEKGSDEELQASSWNHVEPERVSRRETPVRIEKKPEPVRPPAVRSSPVPAPVSSSNPSSNPALAHSSPVRTNSQLKGSGVKPLKQPKPKAKDPNKRNMSMEEKQKLGIGLQSLPQEKMEQVVQIIRKRNGHLKQDGDEIELDIEAVDTETLWELDRLVTNWKKMVSKIKRQALMGNANSNSNSNIASNRGHREQPSCEKVEVAPTAEHKRSKKGEAGDEDVDIGDDMPMSSFPPVEIEKDVGGHASSDSSSSSGSSSSGSSSSSDSDSGSSSGSDSDDDNAQS, encoded by the exons ATGGCGTCCGCCGTCTTAGCGAACCGGAACGAACCCAATTGGCCGCAGCAACCCAGAGGTGGAGGAGCCGGAGCCGGAGGAGGATTCATGGGGAAAGTccccttttcttcttcaaacACTAACcgtaaccctaaccctaaaaagCGACAATTCCAAGTTCATCATCCCGATTTCAACGATGAGTCACCGGCCGTCACTCAGACTGCATCAGATGACGCTTCGTCGATCAACCACCATCGGCGATCGAACACGAACGACGTAAATCTCGTTCACTCCCAATACGTCAGCTTCAACATCGCGAGCTATTCGGGAAAAGAGCTGGTTGAGCTCAAGAACCGCCTCCTCTTTGAGCTCGACCAGATTCGCGTTCTCAAGAACCGAATTGAAGCCGGCGACTTCAACCCTAAGTCGGCTCATAAGAAGCCGATCGGCAACAAGAAGATGGCCGGGTCGAAACGGCCCTTGCCGGTCGCTCACGGCAAGGAATCGAGTTCCAATTCCAAGAGGTCGCATTTGGAAAATGGGGATTTGATGAAGAATTGCGGGCAGGTATTATCCAAGCTGATGAAGCAGAAGTATGCCTGGATCTTCAACAAACCAGTTGATGTAGTTGCGTTGGGCCTTCACGATTACTACGACATCATCAAGAAACCGATGGATCTCGGCACCGTCAAAACCCATCTCGCCAAGGGTCTCTATCTAACGCCTTCTGATTTTGCAGCTGATGTGAGATTGACTTTCGAGAATGCCATGCGGTACAATCCCCAAGGCCACGAGGTCTACAATTTTGCCAATCAGCTTCGTTCGAGGTTCGAGGAGTTGTTTCAGCCTCTGATTGACAAACACGGAGATGAGTTCCGGTCCGAAAAGGGTTCTGATGAGGAATTGCAGGCGAGTTCCTGGAACCATGTTGAGCCCGAGAGGGTTTCAAGGAGGGAGACGCCTGTTCGGATAGAGAAGAAACCTGAGCCGGTTCGGCCTCCGGCAGTTCGATCGTCTCCCGTTCCAGCTCCTGTGAGCTCATCAAACCCGTCGTCAAATCCAGCATTGGCGCATTCTTCTCCTGTGAGGACGAATTCACAGTTGAAGGGGTCGGGAGTGAAGCCATTGAAGCAGCCGAAGCCAAAGGCGAAGGACCCAAACAAGAGGAATATGAGTATGGAGGAGAAGCAAAAGTTGGGAATTGGGTTGCAGAGTTTGCCTCAGGAGAAGATGGAGCAGGTTGTGCAGATTATAAGGAAGAGGAATGGGCATTTGAAGCAGGATGGGGATGAGATTGAGCTTGACATTGAGGCCGTTGATACGGAGACCCTTTGGGAGCTTGATCGGCTTGTGACGAATTGGAAGAAGATGGTTAGCAAGATTAAGCGGCAAGCATTGATGGGTAACGCCAACAGCAACAGCAATAGCAACATTGCTTCAAACAGAGGGCACCGG GAACAACCTTCTTGTGAGAAGGTTGAAGTTGCACCAACTGCAGAGCATAAGAGGTCGAAAAAGGGTGAAGCGGGAGATGAAGATGTGGACATTGGGGATGACATGCCAATGAGCAGCTTCCCACCAGTGGAGATTGAGAAAGATGTTGGTGGCCATGCTAGTAGTGATAGTTCAAGCAGCTCTGGTAGTTCGAGCAGTGGCTCCTCCTCATCAAGCG ATTCAGATTCTGGAAGTTCTTCAGGGAGTGACTCAGATGACGATAACGCTCAATCCTAG